GTCCGTGGCCGACGCCGTGCGGGCGCGATCCGATCGATCTGCTCAACCCTTCACCCCACGGCGTCTCGGCGGCTGCAGCTGGCTGCTGTACGCCGCTCGGTTGGCGTAGATCTTCGCGTCCCCATCACGTCCTGCGCGGGGATCGGCGTGCTCGCGGGGGCACCTGGCCGCCGGCGTCACGGGCCACCGCCACGAACGGGACGGCCCAGGCGTTCTCGTATGCGATGAAGGCGGCGACGGCACCCGGCTTCATAGCCTCCGCGGCGGCGGCGGCGGCGCCAGCCCCGAGCGCGCACCGCTGGCAGCCACTGAACGCACCGATCTCCTCCGTCGACAGGTCGGTGACCTCCGCGCCCGACCACGCCCCGTCCTCCTTGCCCACCGCCAGCAGGTGGCGCGTTGGTCGCCGCGACCATCGGCAACTTTGTCGAGTGGTACGACCTTGCGCTGTACGGTGCGTTCGCCACGAGCATCGCGACGACTTCTTCCCGCAGCTTCGAAACCTGCGCTCCACGACGAGGCACCGTCACGTCGGTCCTCAGCAGGGGACTGGCATGTCCGAGGCCTCGTGCATCGACGCCAGGACCCAGGCCCTGGTACGGCTCGGCGCACTGATCGCCCTGGATGCACCGGTCATGTCGTACCGGTCCCACATCGACGCAGCACTTGCTGCCGGTGCCACGGTCAACGACATCGTGGACACCCTGATCGCCGTCGCGCCAGTGGCTGGTGCAGCCCGCCTCGTTGCGGCGGCCCCGGCGCCGGCAGCGGTGATCGGGTACGACCTGGACGCGGCGTTCGAGGCCTACGACAACCGAGGGTTGCACCTGACCGATCCGCAGCGGCTCGATCGGCGGGAAGGCGGTGTCGGGGTCCTTCGCGTCGTAGGTCGTCACCACCTCATGCCGCGCCGGCGCGACGGGACAGATCGTGGACCTCGCTGATCACGAGCTCCCGGCGGCATCGCTCGCGCGCGCCCACC
This genomic interval from Euzebyales bacterium contains the following:
- a CDS encoding carboxymuconolactone decarboxylase family protein gives rise to the protein MSEASCIDARTQALVRLGALIALDAPVMSYRSHIDAALAAGATVNDIVDTLIAVAPVAGAARLVAAAPAPAAVIGYDLDAAFEAYDNRGLHLTDPQRLDRREGGVGVLRVVGRHHLMPRRRDGTDRGPR